Proteins found in one Streptococcus mitis genomic segment:
- a CDS encoding response regulator transcription factor, whose translation MTYTILIVEDEYLVRQGLTKLVNVAAYDMEIIGQAENGRQAWELIQQQVPDIILTDINMPQLNGIQLASLVRETYPQVHLVFLTGYDDFDYALSAVKLGVDDYLLKPFSRQDIEEMLGKIKQKLDKEEKEEQLQDLLTDKFEGNMAQKIQSHLADSQFSLKSLASDLGFSPTYLSSLIKKELGLPFQDYLVRERVKQAKLLLLTTDLKIYEIAEKVGFEDMNYFTQRFKQIAGVTPRQFKKGEGR comes from the coding sequence ATCTGGTAAGACAAGGCTTGACCAAGCTGGTCAATGTAGCAGCCTACGATATGGAAATCATCGGTCAGGCTGAAAATGGAAGGCAGGCTTGGGAATTGATTCAACAACAAGTTCCAGATATCATTCTAACCGATATCAACATGCCTCAGCTAAATGGCATCCAGTTGGCTAGTCTGGTTCGAGAAACCTATCCTCAGGTGCATTTGGTCTTTTTAACAGGTTACGATGATTTTGATTATGCTTTGTCTGCTGTCAAACTCGGTGTGGATGACTATCTGCTCAAGCCCTTTTCTCGTCAGGATATTGAGGAAATGTTGGGGAAAATCAAGCAAAAGTTGGATAAGGAAGAGAAAGAAGAGCAGTTACAAGATTTATTGACCGATAAGTTTGAGGGAAATATGGCCCAGAAAATCCAGTCCCATCTGGCTGATAGCCAGTTTAGTTTAAAGTCTTTGGCCAGTGACTTGGGCTTTAGTCCGACTTATCTGAGTTCTTTGATTAAGAAAGAGTTGGGACTACCTTTTCAGGATTACCTGGTGAGAGAACGTGTCAAACAAGCCAAGCTCTTACTTTTAACTACAGATCTGAAGATTTATGAGATCGCAGAGAAAGTTGGTTTTGAAGATATGAACTATTTTACCCAACGTTTTAAACAGATTGCAGGTGTGACACCTCGTCAGTTTAAGAAGGGGGAAGGCCGATGA